A genomic segment from Pseudomonas sessilinigenes encodes:
- the macA gene encoding macrolide transporter subunit MacA: MEKSKFRKVVWGVGLTVVAGLIVYSVQSPAEPPQYLTARVERGEIENSVLATGILQGIKQVDVGAQVSGQLKSLKVKLGDKVKKGQWLAEIDPLVLQNALRQAQVNEENLEAQRKATAAQVVQTKSVWERYNRLQSDAAISRQDFETAESNYLVQSANLVALDAQLKNARIQIDTAKVNLGYTRIVAPMDGDVVGIVTQEGQTVIAEQLAPVLLKLADLDTMTIKAQVSEADVIHIQPGQEVYFTILGESDKRYYGKLRGTEPAPQNYLDTQAAGTTKQNTAVFYNALFDVPNPDHRLRISMTAQVRIVRDTAKDVLMMPVAALGKRNDDGSYVVRVVDETGHAQERNVQVGINNKVKAQIKDGLVEGDQVVIGDPTPAVAGS; this comes from the coding sequence ATGGAAAAGTCGAAGTTTCGCAAGGTTGTCTGGGGCGTAGGCCTGACCGTTGTTGCCGGCCTGATTGTCTATTCGGTGCAGTCACCGGCTGAGCCACCCCAGTATTTGACCGCCAGGGTCGAGCGGGGCGAGATCGAGAACTCGGTGCTTGCCACCGGGATCTTGCAGGGGATCAAACAGGTCGACGTCGGCGCCCAGGTCTCCGGTCAATTGAAATCGCTGAAAGTCAAGCTCGGCGACAAGGTCAAGAAGGGCCAATGGCTGGCGGAAATCGATCCGCTGGTGCTGCAGAACGCCCTGCGCCAGGCGCAGGTCAACGAGGAAAACCTCGAAGCACAACGCAAAGCCACGGCGGCACAAGTGGTCCAGACCAAATCGGTGTGGGAGCGTTACAACCGCCTGCAATCGGACGCGGCCATCTCCCGCCAGGATTTCGAGACCGCCGAATCCAATTACCTGGTGCAGAGCGCCAACCTGGTAGCCCTGGATGCGCAGCTGAAAAATGCGCGAATCCAGATCGACACCGCCAAAGTCAACCTCGGCTATACGCGTATCGTTGCACCGATGGACGGTGACGTGGTGGGCATCGTCACTCAGGAAGGCCAGACCGTGATCGCCGAGCAGCTGGCGCCGGTGCTGCTGAAATTGGCGGACCTGGACACCATGACCATCAAGGCCCAGGTCTCGGAAGCCGATGTGATTCACATCCAGCCAGGCCAGGAGGTGTACTTCACCATCCTTGGCGAGTCCGATAAACGCTACTACGGCAAACTGCGCGGCACTGAACCGGCACCGCAGAACTACCTGGACACCCAGGCCGCCGGTACGACCAAACAGAACACCGCGGTGTTCTACAACGCCCTGTTTGATGTGCCAAACCCTGATCATCGCCTGCGCATCTCGATGACCGCCCAGGTGCGCATCGTGCGCGACACCGCCAAGGATGTACTGATGATGCCGGTTGCGGCCCTGGGCAAGCGCAATGACGACGGTTCGTACGTAGTGCGGGTGGTGGATGAGACCGGCCACGCTCAGGAGCGCAACGTGCAGGTGGGGATCAACAACAAGGTCAAGGCCCAGATCAAGGATGGCCTGGTGGAGGGCGACCAGGTCGTCATCGGTGATCCGACGCCGGCCGTGGCGGGGAGCTGA
- a CDS encoding MacB family efflux pump subunit has protein sequence MTQALLELKGISRSFMAGEKAFMALKNVSLTINTGEMVAITGASGSGKSTLMNILGCLDYATDGSYTISGRETRDLADQELAELRRDHFGFIFQRYHLLPHLSAMHNVEMPAIYAGVPEGQRHSRAKELLARLGLANHLVNRPSQLSGGQQQRVSIARALMNGGEVILADEPTGALDTASGKEVMNILLELHAAGHTVIIVTHDAKVAAHAERIIEMRDGEVLSDRLNERAAPEVEAPVATQGRATPGRRLVASLGLFKEAFVMAWVALISHRMRTLLTMLGIVIGITSVVSIVAIGEGAKRYVLNDIQAIGSNTIDIYPGTDFGDSHASAIETLVLSDVTALSELHYIDSATPNAGRNLLLRFGNIDVNATVNGVSASSFQVRGIKIAEGITFSQDDDTHQAQVVVIDHNTRNRLFGPDVEALGQIILVGNLPCTVIGVAADNKNIFNTSKALNVWVPYETAAGRLLGQRYLDSITVRIKDGQPSKVVEDNVVKLLQQRHGTKDFFTYNLDSIMQTVQKTSQSLALLLSLIALISLVVGGIGVMNIMLVSVTERTREIGIRMAVGARQSDIRQQFLVEAVMVCLIGGVIGIALSFGIGFVFSLVITEWQMVFSLESIITAFVCSSLIGIIFGFVPARNAARLDPIESLARD, from the coding sequence ATGACCCAAGCATTGTTGGAACTCAAAGGCATCAGCCGCAGCTTTATGGCCGGTGAAAAAGCCTTCATGGCACTCAAGAATGTCAGCCTCACCATCAACACCGGGGAAATGGTGGCGATCACCGGGGCGTCGGGCTCAGGCAAGTCGACCCTGATGAACATTCTCGGTTGCCTGGACTACGCCACTGACGGCAGCTACACCATCAGCGGTCGCGAAACCCGTGACCTGGCGGACCAGGAGCTGGCAGAACTGCGCCGCGACCATTTTGGTTTTATCTTCCAGCGTTATCATTTGCTGCCGCACTTGAGCGCCATGCATAACGTCGAGATGCCGGCGATTTATGCCGGCGTGCCGGAAGGCCAGCGCCATAGCCGCGCCAAGGAACTGCTGGCCCGGCTGGGCCTGGCCAATCACTTGGTCAACCGACCGAGCCAGTTGTCCGGTGGGCAGCAGCAGCGGGTGAGTATCGCCCGGGCGTTGATGAACGGTGGCGAGGTGATCCTCGCGGATGAGCCGACCGGCGCCCTCGATACCGCCAGCGGCAAGGAAGTGATGAACATCCTGCTGGAGCTGCATGCGGCGGGGCATACCGTGATTATCGTGACCCACGACGCCAAGGTTGCGGCCCACGCCGAGCGCATCATCGAGATGCGCGACGGCGAAGTGCTCAGTGACCGCCTCAACGAGCGCGCCGCACCGGAGGTCGAGGCCCCGGTTGCCACCCAGGGCCGGGCTACGCCGGGGCGGCGTCTGGTGGCGAGCCTGGGGTTGTTCAAGGAAGCCTTCGTGATGGCCTGGGTCGCGCTGATTTCCCACCGCATGCGAACCTTGTTAACCATGCTCGGCATCGTGATCGGCATCACGTCGGTGGTGTCGATCGTGGCCATCGGGGAGGGCGCCAAGCGCTATGTCTTGAATGATATTCAGGCGATCGGCAGCAACACCATCGACATCTACCCGGGCACCGACTTTGGCGACAGCCATGCGTCGGCGATTGAAACCCTGGTGTTGTCCGATGTGACCGCCCTCAGCGAGTTGCATTACATCGACAGCGCCACCCCTAACGCCGGACGCAACCTGCTGTTGCGCTTTGGCAATATCGATGTGAACGCCACGGTGAATGGCGTGAGTGCCAGCTCGTTCCAGGTCCGCGGGATCAAGATCGCCGAAGGCATCACCTTCAGCCAGGACGACGACACCCACCAGGCCCAAGTGGTGGTGATTGACCACAACACCCGTAATCGCCTGTTCGGCCCGGACGTCGAGGCGCTGGGCCAGATCATTTTGGTGGGCAACCTGCCGTGCACGGTGATTGGGGTGGCGGCGGACAATAAGAATATCTTCAACACCAGCAAGGCTCTCAACGTCTGGGTGCCTTACGAAACTGCCGCCGGGCGCCTGTTGGGTCAACGCTACCTGGACAGCATCACGGTGCGGATCAAGGATGGCCAGCCGAGCAAGGTGGTGGAGGATAACGTGGTCAAGCTGTTGCAACAGCGCCACGGGACCAAGGATTTTTTCACCTACAACCTCGATAGCATCATGCAAACCGTGCAGAAAACCAGCCAGTCGCTGGCATTGCTGCTGTCGTTGATTGCGCTGATCTCACTGGTGGTGGGTGGCATCGGGGTGATGAACATCATGCTGGTGTCGGTGACCGAGCGTACACGCGAAATCGGTATTCGCATGGCGGTCGGGGCACGGCAGTCGGACATTCGCCAACAGTTTCTGGTGGAGGCGGTGATGGTTTGTCTGATTGGCGGGGTGATCGGGATTGCGTTGTCGTTCGGTATCGGGTTCGTGTTCTCCCTGGTGATCACGGAATGGCAGATGGTGTTTTCGCTGGAATCGATTATCACCGCCTTCGTGTGCTCCAGCCTGATCGGCATCATCTTCGGGTTTGTACCTGCGCGTAATGCCGCGCGGCTGGATCCGATCGAGTCGCTTGCCCGGGACTGA
- a CDS encoding diaminobutyrate--2-oxoglutarate transaminase family protein: MEELSYLKKVESNARTYAANFQRLFVSGNGVWLRDAQGKEYLDCLANAGTLALGHNPPEVKDAVLDFLGSDQLQQALDLSTPAKHAFVQELFSQLPAGMRDTSKILFCGPSGSDAVEAAIKLARHYTKRAALMAFHGGYHGMTAGALSAMGNLNPKGIPSVTAQNTHFLPFPYRFRCPFGTDGEQTDQLSLEYIRTVLSDPEGGVTRPAAVLVEVVQGEGGCIPASNAWLRGLREITHELGIVLIIDEVQTGLGRTGSTFAIEHAGIVPDILVLSKAIGGGYPLSVIVYAEHLDTWGPGMHAGTFRGNQIAMVAGRATMRHIRQVGLVEHAAARGAQLLAGLQDIALRHDAIADVRGRGLMIGVEVTKPRTESRTGLGDGTLAKAIKLNCFDNGLVIETGGRHGSVLRFLPALTITEAQVGSVLDRFEDAISSATAHRLQVVG, translated from the coding sequence ATGGAAGAGCTAAGTTATTTGAAGAAAGTCGAATCCAACGCACGCACCTATGCCGCCAATTTCCAGCGCCTGTTCGTCAGCGGCAACGGGGTGTGGCTCAGGGATGCGCAAGGCAAGGAATACCTCGACTGCCTGGCCAACGCCGGTACCCTGGCGCTGGGCCATAACCCGCCGGAAGTCAAGGACGCGGTGCTGGACTTCCTGGGCTCCGACCAATTGCAGCAAGCACTGGACCTCTCCACCCCGGCCAAACATGCCTTTGTGCAGGAGCTGTTTTCACAACTGCCGGCAGGCATGCGCGATACCAGCAAGATCCTGTTCTGCGGCCCCAGCGGCTCGGATGCTGTGGAAGCGGCGATCAAGCTGGCGCGCCACTACACCAAACGTGCGGCATTGATGGCGTTTCACGGTGGCTATCACGGCATGACGGCTGGCGCCCTCTCGGCCATGGGCAATCTCAACCCCAAGGGCATCCCCAGCGTTACTGCACAAAACACCCATTTCCTGCCATTTCCGTACCGCTTCCGCTGCCCGTTCGGTACCGACGGCGAGCAAACCGATCAACTGTCGCTCGAGTACATCCGCACCGTGCTGTCGGACCCTGAAGGTGGCGTCACCCGCCCGGCCGCCGTGCTCGTCGAAGTGGTGCAAGGCGAAGGCGGCTGCATTCCTGCCTCGAACGCCTGGCTGCGCGGGCTGCGCGAGATCACCCATGAGCTGGGTATCGTGCTGATCATCGACGAAGTCCAGACCGGCCTGGGCCGCACCGGCAGCACCTTTGCCATCGAACACGCGGGGATCGTTCCCGATATTCTGGTGCTGTCCAAGGCCATCGGTGGCGGCTATCCACTGTCGGTCATTGTCTACGCCGAACACCTCGACACCTGGGGCCCGGGCATGCACGCCGGTACCTTCCGTGGCAATCAGATCGCTATGGTCGCCGGGCGCGCAACCATGCGCCACATTCGCCAGGTGGGCCTGGTGGAACACGCCGCCGCACGCGGAGCGCAACTGCTCGCCGGCCTGCAGGACATTGCCCTGCGCCATGATGCGATTGCCGACGTGCGTGGCCGTGGCCTGATGATCGGCGTCGAGGTCACCAAGCCGCGTACGGAGAGCCGCACCGGCCTGGGCGACGGCACACTGGCCAAGGCGATCAAGCTCAACTGCTTTGACAACGGCCTCGTCATCGAAACCGGTGGGCGCCACGGTTCGGTATTGCGCTTCCTGCCCGCTCTGACCATCACCGAAGCCCAGGTTGGCAGCGTACTTGATCGTTTCGAAGACGCCATCAGCAGCGCCACCGCGCACCGTTTGCAGGTGGTCGGCTAA
- a CDS encoding helix-turn-helix domain-containing protein, with amino-acid sequence MVLWNKTHYAPLNWPRVSAHLPRPQKTCSSSVSRHVKTLEEHFGYALFDREGPKISRTMYLGDSLYQLSARQADVIAQGVP; translated from the coding sequence ATGGTGCTCTGGAACAAAACGCATTACGCGCCCTTGAATTGGCCGCGCGTTTCAGCTCATTTACCCAGGCCGCAGAAAACCTGTTCATCATCCGTGAGCCGGCACGTTAAAACCCTCGAAGAGCATTTTGGTTACGCGCTGTTCGACCGCGAGGGGCCGAAAATTTCCCGCACGATGTATCTCGGAGACTCGCTTTACCAATTGAGCGCCCGACAAGCAGATGTGATTGCGCAAGGTGTTCCCTAA
- a CDS encoding helix-turn-helix domain-containing protein translates to MSDQRFSRSEREREGYDCDKWRAVDLTVLPDGLRGPTENRIKAIRAFLKEGASLEEIQEKYGIPRSTLYRVIDKCEAMDKSGSPIGWVAAIPYKRSGERKYNRTAQPSSSATQGYSGVFTHFVEQHPDVDDWLKAQARRYKPRKSGGDYFIAVHKAFVRKCIEVGVTKNEYPLNQKTEGISGLRRWLQDKHRELKAEQELKSSQANESVRDIDPSDILEQVEADGHKLDIRLVIRERDAYGEPVEYEILRVWLICLIEKFSRCVLGYSLALGHNYDQVDLLTAIYRALSPHARPPLNIPDTRYCNEGGFPSESSGAWQTWSTLKLDNAWAHKAKHVIEVLNDRLGSVVEFGRPHTPNDRPVVERFFLYLVQNFSHRIIGTTGSESTDEIKARLSPKSKNPLKMLLSLEELESAVDIVISDYNGRPHASIQGHTPLDLFLMRMKARALPPNTLPIRYQNEAAFTRIREPKIVQSNAKYGGAFINFAYQKYRNPDVLRSNSAGRKMIIEYSRRDVSSINLLDESGAFIGVLTPPPPYSITPHSYKLQTEISKAVKDGQFRFTESESFIEAVRRFQLKGNKMTRESATNLYKNTGMVSSGSSVEEETPPPASESQVDRVKLFKVFTF, encoded by the coding sequence ATGAGTGATCAACGATTTTCTAGGTCCGAACGCGAACGAGAAGGTTACGACTGTGATAAGTGGCGCGCTGTTGACTTAACGGTCCTGCCGGATGGCCTTCGAGGTCCGACGGAGAATCGTATTAAAGCTATCCGGGCGTTCTTGAAGGAAGGCGCATCGCTAGAGGAAATTCAAGAAAAATACGGGATACCCCGCTCAACGCTTTATCGAGTCATCGACAAATGCGAAGCGATGGACAAATCCGGAAGTCCCATTGGCTGGGTGGCCGCAATACCTTATAAACGCAGCGGTGAAAGAAAATATAATCGGACAGCGCAGCCCAGTTCATCCGCAACGCAAGGATATTCCGGCGTTTTTACGCACTTCGTTGAGCAACATCCAGATGTGGATGACTGGCTGAAAGCGCAAGCCCGTAGATATAAACCCCGGAAATCTGGCGGCGACTACTTTATAGCGGTTCATAAAGCGTTCGTGCGCAAGTGCATTGAGGTTGGAGTTACCAAAAATGAATACCCATTAAATCAAAAAACCGAAGGTATAAGCGGGCTTAGGAGGTGGTTGCAGGATAAACACCGAGAATTGAAAGCAGAGCAGGAGTTGAAGTCCTCACAAGCTAACGAGAGCGTCCGAGATATTGATCCATCGGATATCTTGGAGCAAGTTGAAGCAGATGGACACAAATTGGATATCCGCTTGGTTATTCGCGAAAGGGATGCCTATGGGGAGCCTGTTGAATATGAAATTCTTAGGGTCTGGCTAATTTGTCTGATCGAAAAATTTTCAAGGTGCGTGTTGGGCTATTCATTGGCACTGGGTCACAACTATGATCAAGTCGACTTGCTTACGGCGATTTATCGAGCCCTGAGCCCACACGCTCGTCCACCGCTGAATATTCCTGATACCCGTTATTGCAATGAAGGGGGGTTCCCCTCAGAAAGTTCGGGCGCGTGGCAAACGTGGTCCACACTAAAACTGGATAATGCTTGGGCGCATAAGGCGAAGCATGTGATTGAGGTGCTAAATGATAGGCTTGGCAGTGTGGTGGAGTTCGGCAGACCGCACACGCCCAATGATCGCCCTGTTGTGGAGCGTTTTTTTCTCTATTTAGTGCAAAATTTTTCTCACAGAATAATTGGTACCACGGGTAGTGAGTCCACAGACGAGATCAAGGCACGTTTATCGCCAAAATCCAAAAACCCTTTGAAGATGTTGCTGTCTCTAGAAGAGTTGGAAAGTGCCGTAGACATAGTGATTTCTGACTATAACGGTCGGCCGCACGCGTCAATCCAAGGCCACACTCCATTGGACTTGTTCCTCATGCGTATGAAGGCAAGGGCGTTGCCGCCGAACACACTGCCTATTCGTTATCAAAATGAGGCAGCGTTTACGAGAATTCGCGAGCCAAAGATCGTGCAGTCAAATGCCAAATATGGGGGCGCGTTCATTAACTTTGCTTACCAAAAATACCGAAATCCGGACGTATTGCGGAGTAATTCGGCGGGACGGAAAATGATCATTGAGTACTCTCGTAGAGATGTCTCTTCGATCAATTTGCTTGATGAGTCTGGTGCGTTTATTGGTGTGCTGACACCGCCGCCACCTTACTCAATCACGCCACACAGCTACAAATTGCAGACCGAGATTTCAAAGGCCGTGAAGGACGGACAATTCCGCTTTACGGAAAGTGAGTCATTCATTGAAGCTGTCCGTAGGTTTCAATTGAAAGGTAACAAAATGACTCGAGAGAGCGCGACGAACCTCTACAAAAACACTGGCATGGTTTCATCAGGTTCGTCTGTCGAGGAAGAAACGCCTCCCCCAGCATCGGAATCACAAGTCGACAGAGTAAAGCTGTTTAAAGTTTTCACTTTTTGA
- a CDS encoding ATP-binding protein: MDIQDTRPVEVDLHPVCNQRYLIPTFSIGETYALVLKVIRRRDSGLVIWGHTRYGKTWAMLYCQQCLTQDFPDFPVVIYNAKREISATKGNFYNSLLAVVGHKQWNDNVSLSKKHLRLVNFMEQAACKDSRQVFILFIDEAQRLQQQHFDWVKDIYNDLRLKGVTLLPILVGQQQLLDQKKTFLNTGVEGEAIVNRFMLYEHPFRGIREKEDFATCLGFFDSTPYPANSTWTFTKFFVPQAYANGFRLAQVKDILWDAFCDAYKELKLKSKMEIPMQYFSKTIEIILRDSVDMDHPSYTITREFSLRSIRESWFQAATRNSKAADLNA; encoded by the coding sequence ATGGATATCCAGGATACGAGACCCGTCGAGGTTGATCTTCATCCTGTCTGCAATCAGCGGTATTTGATTCCGACATTTTCGATCGGTGAGACTTACGCGCTTGTGCTTAAGGTTATTCGTCGCAGAGATTCTGGTTTAGTCATCTGGGGGCATACCCGTTACGGTAAGACCTGGGCAATGCTTTATTGCCAGCAATGCCTTACGCAAGATTTTCCGGATTTTCCTGTTGTTATTTACAACGCGAAGCGGGAAATATCAGCCACGAAAGGTAATTTTTATAACTCACTGCTGGCGGTGGTCGGTCACAAGCAGTGGAATGACAATGTTAGCCTCTCAAAAAAACATCTTCGGTTAGTGAATTTCATGGAGCAGGCGGCGTGCAAGGATTCACGGCAGGTCTTTATTCTGTTCATTGATGAAGCTCAGCGGCTTCAGCAGCAGCATTTTGACTGGGTCAAGGATATCTACAATGACCTGCGGCTAAAGGGCGTAACATTGCTTCCCATCCTGGTAGGGCAGCAGCAACTGCTGGACCAGAAGAAAACCTTCCTCAATACCGGGGTGGAGGGAGAGGCTATTGTTAATAGGTTCATGCTTTACGAGCACCCTTTCCGCGGAATACGCGAAAAAGAAGATTTCGCGACCTGCCTTGGCTTTTTTGACAGTACCCCTTATCCGGCCAATTCCACATGGACGTTCACCAAATTCTTTGTCCCACAGGCATATGCCAATGGCTTTAGGCTGGCGCAAGTGAAAGACATACTGTGGGATGCCTTTTGTGATGCTTATAAGGAGTTGAAGCTGAAAAGCAAAATGGAAATACCGATGCAGTATTTCAGTAAAACGATAGAGATTATTTTGCGCGATAGTGTCGACATGGATCACCCAAGCTACACCATTACCAGGGAGTTCAGTTTGCGATCTATACGTGAATCTTGGTTTCAGGCCGCAACGCGCAATAGTAAAGCTGCTGATCTGAACGCTTGA
- a CDS encoding TniQ family protein, producing the protein MAYESAYSILSRFALYNVIHGAALVKIFAPSKSEGNGKLSRFPNLAHITAVNPVAIHECFTLDRAQQNALFLVPSAVPSNDHIAATLRVCPVCMVRGMHYSLFQYLLIKQCPIHQVELSQACQTCGGAMDYSLNSRLFREPYGCNHCGHLLRLKGSQSGRSYLNKSGLNRLILAHRIFERGRDRQVFFDINQPTNIYFDNAAQFSSAITHFSVHQRALFNEVQTRAASGQGDKNVGFYRVSNISRCSPVERSVIELTVKDLVPILKCIFRKIRKRFLPEIKLSKQKLAGIWRSIEECEVPKQGYQLVGYLDWLCFWYGVKTPSDLCSKARSCVNRKLEAWLESKRTHEVFASLKGERERKWLMTKILAHEIIFFMTNQIRRLPQSDLACSRANPNQVVYRRWVGSAAWALIILPQQAACEFHFTARSVFGELGRWKVSKPAQRETYASLSQ; encoded by the coding sequence ATGGCTTACGAATCTGCATATTCGATTCTAAGTCGGTTTGCACTTTATAACGTCATCCATGGGGCTGCGCTGGTTAAAATCTTTGCGCCATCAAAGAGCGAGGGTAACGGCAAACTTAGCCGATTCCCAAACCTCGCCCACATCACGGCTGTGAACCCTGTAGCGATCCACGAGTGCTTTACCCTCGATAGAGCGCAGCAAAATGCACTTTTTTTAGTGCCGTCAGCTGTACCGAGCAATGATCACATTGCAGCCACTTTAAGAGTGTGTCCAGTATGCATGGTGCGTGGCATGCACTACTCCCTATTTCAATACTTACTCATCAAGCAGTGCCCGATCCATCAGGTCGAGTTGAGCCAAGCGTGTCAGACCTGCGGAGGGGCGATGGACTACTCGTTAAACAGCAGGTTGTTCCGTGAACCATACGGCTGCAACCATTGTGGCCATCTACTGCGACTCAAGGGCAGTCAGAGTGGCCGGTCCTATTTGAATAAATCCGGGCTAAACCGCCTAATTTTGGCCCATCGAATTTTTGAGCGCGGCAGGGACCGTCAGGTGTTTTTTGATATAAATCAGCCGACCAATATTTACTTTGATAATGCCGCTCAGTTTTCCTCGGCCATCACTCATTTTTCGGTGCACCAGCGTGCGCTGTTCAATGAGGTTCAGACTAGGGCGGCATCAGGTCAGGGTGATAAAAATGTGGGTTTTTACAGAGTCAGTAACATCAGTCGTTGCTCGCCAGTTGAAAGATCGGTAATAGAGCTGACAGTCAAAGACCTTGTTCCGATTTTGAAGTGTATTTTCCGGAAAATTAGAAAGCGCTTTCTTCCTGAAATCAAACTGAGTAAGCAAAAGCTTGCCGGAATTTGGCGGAGTATTGAGGAGTGTGAGGTGCCCAAGCAAGGGTACCAACTCGTCGGCTATCTTGACTGGTTATGTTTTTGGTACGGGGTTAAAACGCCATCCGACTTGTGCTCGAAGGCAAGGTCATGTGTCAACAGAAAACTGGAAGCTTGGCTTGAATCGAAACGGACGCACGAAGTATTTGCTTCACTCAAAGGGGAACGCGAAAGAAAATGGCTGATGACGAAAATACTAGCTCATGAAATTATTTTTTTCATGACCAACCAGATACGCCGGCTACCCCAATCGGATCTAGCCTGCTCTAGGGCGAACCCCAATCAAGTGGTCTATCGCCGGTGGGTAGGATCCGCTGCATGGGCGCTGATTATCCTTCCCCAGCAGGCCGCTTGTGAATTCCATTTTACAGCCCGCTCCGTTTTCGGTGAGCTCGGTCGATGGAAGGTGAGCAAACCGGCGCAGCGAGAGACGTATGCGTCGCTGTCACAGTGA